One Candidatus Nitrososphaera evergladensis SR1 genomic window carries:
- a CDS encoding DUF424 domain-containing protein: MYAARTTQYQGSLMIDICDLELIGSKLEQDSLAIDLTEAYFKQEVITQEQAGELLKKCAIANLVGDKIVGQALSMKMAKEVSVKRISGVPFLMIFKFQQK; the protein is encoded by the coding sequence TTGTACGCCGCCCGGACCACCCAGTACCAGGGGTCTCTCATGATAGACATTTGCGACCTTGAGCTGATAGGAAGCAAGCTAGAGCAGGATAGCCTTGCAATCGACCTGACAGAAGCATATTTCAAGCAAGAAGTGATAACGCAAGAGCAGGCTGGCGAGCTATTAAAGAAATGCGCAATAGCAAATTTGGTAGGCGACAAGATAGTGGGCCAGGCGCTTTCCATGAAGATGGCAAAAGAAGTAAGCGTCAAGCGCATATCCGGAGTCCCATTTTTGATGATATTCAAGTTCCAGCAAAAGTGA
- a CDS encoding S-methyl-5'-thioadenosine phosphorylase, with the protein MTEKADIGIIGGTGVYDSGLFSDKKEIKVHTPYGEPSDLITIGEYAGRKVAFLPRHGRGHRIPPHMINFRANIWALKQLGVKRIIAPSAVGSLGFDYKPGHIALPDQFIDFTKKREYTFYDGGQVAHVSMADPFCPEIRDVAAQVIERLKFPFQPKATYVCIEGPRFSTRAESKFFRDVMKADIIGMTLVPEVTLAREAEICYLSVATVTDYDVWAEIPVTSKEIIETLHKNVEKTKKLVAELIPAVPLERTKCACGNALEGSLL; encoded by the coding sequence ATGACGGAAAAGGCAGACATTGGCATCATCGGCGGCACGGGCGTTTATGACTCTGGCCTTTTCAGCGACAAAAAAGAGATCAAGGTGCACACGCCGTACGGCGAGCCTTCCGATCTTATTACAATCGGTGAGTACGCTGGCAGAAAGGTGGCATTTTTGCCAAGGCACGGCAGGGGCCACAGGATACCGCCACACATGATCAACTTTCGCGCCAACATATGGGCGCTAAAGCAGCTTGGCGTCAAGCGCATAATCGCGCCGTCGGCGGTTGGAAGCCTCGGCTTTGACTACAAGCCCGGCCACATTGCCCTTCCCGACCAGTTCATCGACTTTACCAAGAAAAGAGAGTACACGTTTTACGACGGCGGGCAGGTGGCGCACGTCTCCATGGCAGACCCGTTCTGCCCGGAAATCCGCGACGTCGCTGCGCAAGTTATCGAGAGGCTAAAGTTCCCGTTCCAGCCAAAGGCGACGTACGTCTGCATCGAAGGCCCGCGCTTTTCAACTAGGGCAGAATCAAAATTTTTCCGCGACGTCATGAAGGCCGACATCATCGGCATGACGCTCGTGCCAGAAGTCACGCTTGCACGCGAAGCTGAAATCTGCTATCTGTCCGTGGCAACAGTCACCGACTATGACGTATGGGCAGAAATCCCGGTCACTTCAAAAGAAATCATTGAAACCCTGCACAAGAACGTGGAAAAGACGAAAAAGCTGGTTGCAGAGTTGATACCGGCAGTGCCGCTGGAACGCACAAAATGCGCCTGCGGAAACGCGCTTGAAGGCTCGCTACTCTGA
- a CDS encoding KH domain-containing protein: protein MSFQHNIKLPRERIAVLIGKGGRIKQEIEKRCGVAIEVDSESGDAVITTGENKPVEQIEMFKAVEIISAISRGFSPQRAMRLLEEEEMLFQQIDLRDYTGRSPNALERVKGRIIGEGGKSRRTIEELSGASVSVYGHTVSLIGTYHEVRLATDAIDMLCRGSMHKSVYNMLQEARRRDKMDRMRLWEDDKHDVEGREEGKEDEEEGITEEEKTF, encoded by the coding sequence ATGAGCTTCCAGCACAACATCAAGCTTCCAAGGGAGAGGATAGCCGTCCTGATAGGCAAGGGCGGCAGGATAAAGCAGGAGATTGAAAAGAGGTGCGGAGTCGCCATTGAAGTTGACAGCGAGTCCGGCGACGCCGTGATAACAACAGGAGAAAACAAGCCTGTCGAGCAGATAGAGATGTTCAAGGCTGTAGAGATAATTTCCGCGATATCGCGGGGCTTTTCGCCCCAGCGCGCCATGCGCCTTTTGGAAGAGGAAGAGATGCTGTTCCAGCAAATAGACCTGCGCGATTATACCGGCAGATCGCCAAACGCGCTAGAGCGCGTCAAGGGCAGGATAATTGGCGAGGGCGGCAAGTCAAGGCGCACGATAGAAGAGCTGAGCGGCGCATCCGTGTCTGTGTACGGACACACCGTGAGCCTGATAGGCACGTACCACGAGGTCCGGCTTGCGACGGACGCAATAGACATGCTGTGCCGGGGAAGCATGCACAAGAGCGTCTACAACATGCTGCAGGAGGCAAGAAGGCGCGACAAGATGGACAGGATGCGCCTGTGGGAAGACGACAAACACGATGTTGAAGGAAGAGAAGAAGGTAAAGAGGACGAAGAAGAAGGAATAACGGAAGAAGAAAAAACTTTCTAA
- a CDS encoding adenine phosphoribosyltransferase, producing MAKLNLNRIIGKHQDFPKPGILFRDINPVFRNPDALKFIATEFSRRFSKTRYDMTAGIESRGFVVATVLGMKAGKGVIMIRKVGKLPGPTIKKSYDIEYGNATMELQIGAVKKGQKVLIADDLIATGGTAVAAAQLVEELGGKVAGFAFVIELAGLKGADRLREMGYKVESLVVYD from the coding sequence GTGGCCAAGCTAAACCTCAACAGGATAATCGGCAAGCATCAGGACTTTCCAAAACCAGGCATACTTTTCCGCGACATCAATCCTGTTTTCCGGAACCCTGACGCCCTCAAGTTCATTGCAACCGAGTTTTCCCGCAGGTTTTCAAAGACGAGGTACGACATGACGGCGGGCATCGAGTCAAGGGGCTTTGTTGTCGCAACGGTACTTGGCATGAAGGCGGGCAAGGGCGTGATAATGATAAGAAAAGTAGGCAAGCTTCCTGGCCCCACGATAAAGAAATCGTACGACATCGAGTACGGAAATGCCACCATGGAGCTGCAGATAGGCGCGGTGAAAAAGGGACAAAAAGTCCTGATAGCTGACGACCTGATTGCGACCGGCGGGACTGCCGTTGCAGCGGCGCAGCTGGTAGAGGAGCTTGGAGGCAAGGTCGCAGGGTTTGCTTTTGTCATTGAACTGGCAGGGCTAAAGGGAGCCGACAGGCTGCGCGAGATGGGCTACAAGGTCGAGTCGCTGGTGGTGTACGATTAA
- a CDS encoding RlmE family RNA methyltransferase: MRLADARRDHYRRLAKDQGYRSRAAYKLKQINDSYRILRRGNRIVDIGCAPGGWVQVATEEVGPGNNKVVGIDLKEVEPVAGATILQGSIDDPVAVRKIIEALGEEKADVVLSDLAPNVSGMWEVDHARQIDLTRSALALAKQVLKGGGSAVFKVFEGEFLNELKNEMKASFAKVLISKPTASRQESSELYLVCIGFRHQ; encoded by the coding sequence ATGAGGCTTGCAGACGCCCGCAGGGATCACTACAGGCGCCTTGCCAAGGATCAAGGATACAGGAGTAGAGCCGCGTACAAGCTAAAGCAGATCAACGATTCTTACCGCATTCTCAGGCGCGGAAACAGAATAGTCGACATTGGCTGCGCGCCCGGAGGCTGGGTGCAGGTCGCCACGGAAGAGGTCGGCCCGGGTAACAACAAAGTGGTGGGAATCGACCTCAAGGAGGTAGAGCCGGTGGCCGGCGCGACGATACTGCAAGGGAGCATAGACGATCCCGTCGCTGTCAGAAAAATAATCGAGGCCCTGGGAGAGGAAAAAGCTGACGTCGTGCTGTCAGACCTTGCGCCAAACGTCAGCGGCATGTGGGAGGTGGACCACGCGCGGCAAATAGACCTTACGAGGAGCGCCCTTGCCCTTGCAAAACAGGTGCTAAAGGGTGGAGGCAGCGCGGTATTCAAGGTGTTTGAGGGCGAGTTTTTAAATGAGCTGAAGAACGAGATGAAGGCAAGCTTTGCCAAGGTGCTCATAAGCAAGCCAACCGCAAGCCGGCAGGAAAGTTCGGAACTGTACCTGGTGTGCATCGGCTTTCGCCACCAGTGA
- a CDS encoding VOC family protein, whose translation MPRPCHFDLTADNPERAIKFYSNVFGWQFEKWDGPMEYWMCTTGDKDAPGINGGLSKRGQQSMPNMNTIDVPDVDEFSKKITSSGGKVVMPKMAIPGVGWFATCQDTEGNLFGIIREDRNAK comes from the coding sequence ATGCCAAGACCATGTCATTTCGACCTGACGGCAGACAACCCTGAAAGGGCGATAAAGTTCTACAGTAACGTGTTTGGATGGCAATTCGAAAAGTGGGACGGGCCGATGGAATACTGGATGTGCACCACTGGCGACAAGGATGCGCCGGGCATAAACGGCGGCCTCTCAAAGAGAGGTCAGCAGAGCATGCCCAACATGAATACCATAGATGTCCCGGACGTTGACGAATTCTCCAAAAAGATAACCTCAAGTGGCGGCAAGGTGGTAATGCCCAAGATGGCCATACCGGGTGTCGGCTGGTTTGCCACCTGCCAGGACACCGAGGGCAACCTTTTTGGGATAATCAGGGAAGACAGGAACGCCAAGTAG
- a CDS encoding Hsp20/alpha crystallin family protein, with the protein MAKYTKKYSTGRSIGFIVPLLALMLVGAMYVMAARNGQNNGASFILITIAAGFVIYWVREIRKMSGPPEQKVIMPRDAEQQKKDWVYDLIKNNDGAMVFVAEVPGPEDQINVRLSEGVLKIKGGQNFSKDVQLDPTATTPAAAAEMGISDYKYRNGVLTIRMQKL; encoded by the coding sequence TTGGCAAAGTACACCAAGAAATATTCCACCGGGCGCTCGATAGGCTTTATAGTTCCCCTGCTGGCACTGATGCTTGTCGGTGCCATGTACGTCATGGCGGCAAGAAACGGCCAGAACAACGGCGCCAGCTTTATCCTCATCACGATTGCGGCAGGTTTTGTCATCTACTGGGTGCGCGAGATCCGCAAGATGTCCGGCCCGCCGGAACAAAAGGTCATAATGCCCCGCGACGCGGAACAGCAAAAGAAGGACTGGGTCTACGACCTCATAAAGAATAACGACGGGGCGATGGTGTTCGTGGCAGAGGTTCCCGGCCCGGAGGACCAGATAAACGTCCGGCTTTCAGAAGGCGTGCTAAAGATAAAAGGCGGCCAGAATTTTTCCAAGGACGTGCAGCTTGACCCGACTGCCACTACCCCTGCCGCCGCTGCTGAAATGGGCATATCTGACTACAAGTACAGAAACGGCGTGCTCACGATAAGGATGCAAAAGCTTTAG
- a CDS encoding UbiX family flavin prenyltransferase, translating into MRLVIAITGASGVIYGIRALEALKKLKVETHLILSEWGEKTIKIETDRTGDSVRSLATKVYEDTNMAAPVSSGSFRIDGMAVIPCSMRTLASIANGLDDTLVSRAASVCIKEGRKVVIVPREAPLSKIHLENMSKLAGIHNVVIMPAMPGFYHKPQTMDDLIDHVVGKVLDQFGIDHGLFRRWGEHTGGKMA; encoded by the coding sequence GTGCGGCTGGTAATCGCCATAACGGGGGCCTCCGGCGTGATATACGGAATACGCGCCCTTGAGGCGCTCAAAAAGCTAAAGGTAGAGACGCACCTCATCCTGAGCGAGTGGGGCGAAAAGACCATCAAGATAGAAACCGACAGGACGGGCGACTCTGTCCGCTCGCTTGCGACCAAGGTGTACGAGGACACCAACATGGCCGCGCCAGTTTCTTCCGGCTCTTTCAGGATAGACGGCATGGCAGTCATCCCGTGCAGCATGCGCACGCTTGCAAGCATTGCAAACGGGCTTGACGACACGCTGGTGTCAAGGGCGGCAAGCGTCTGCATAAAGGAGGGCAGAAAGGTGGTGATTGTGCCAAGGGAGGCGCCGCTGTCAAAAATCCACCTTGAGAACATGAGCAAGCTTGCCGGGATCCACAACGTCGTCATCATGCCGGCGATGCCCGGCTTTTACCACAAGCCGCAGACGATGGACGACCTGATAGACCACGTGGTTGGAAAGGTGCTTGACCAGTTTGGCATCGACCACGGGCTCTTTAGGCGCTGGGGCGAGCATACCGGCGGCAAGATGGCATGA
- a CDS encoding helix-turn-helix domain-containing protein yields the protein MAVNLSNVEQAIIEELKISPEEARAYVAIVKSGKMDAARISKATGIGDEKQAQAVAKSLVGRGMVIEITAMEFESLHPRFAVTNRYRRRCAEDNIPFKKNLRVDNIGIVLEKPFEDARTK from the coding sequence ATGGCAGTCAACCTTTCAAACGTCGAGCAGGCCATAATAGAGGAGCTAAAGATAAGCCCGGAGGAAGCCCGGGCGTACGTCGCCATCGTAAAGAGCGGCAAGATGGACGCCGCCAGGATATCAAAGGCAACGGGCATTGGCGATGAAAAGCAGGCGCAGGCAGTCGCAAAATCCCTTGTAGGCCGTGGGATGGTGATCGAGATAACTGCAATGGAATTTGAGTCGCTGCATCCCCGCTTTGCAGTCACCAACCGCTACAGGCGCCGCTGCGCCGAGGATAACATCCCATTCAAAAAGAACCTGCGGGTAGACAACATAGGAATAGTGCTTGAAAAGCCGTTTGAAGATGCAAGAACTAAATAG
- a CDS encoding helix-turn-helix transcriptional regulator, with the protein MKLNEAQIEDLTGKVFRTIVSNGKGGILQSELWKELDLTSRDGSRVAIRLERRALIRREKMLENGRWTYKLFATKLPIDTSSVENAPCLTCPVEHMCSIDGSYSPITCNLIEDWLVLSLNMANQQQRRPSQQDQQSSTSKTEEVDPSR; encoded by the coding sequence TTGAAACTGAATGAAGCCCAGATCGAGGATCTGACCGGCAAAGTCTTTCGTACAATCGTCTCAAATGGCAAGGGCGGCATACTGCAGTCGGAGCTCTGGAAGGAACTTGACCTGACAAGCCGCGACGGCTCGAGAGTAGCCATCCGTCTGGAGCGCCGTGCCCTGATAAGAAGGGAAAAGATGCTGGAAAACGGCAGGTGGACTTACAAGCTTTTTGCCACCAAACTGCCAATTGACACAAGCAGCGTTGAAAACGCGCCCTGCCTTACCTGTCCTGTTGAGCACATGTGCTCTATTGACGGCTCGTACAGCCCAATTACCTGCAACCTTATAGAGGACTGGCTCGTGCTGTCCCTCAACATGGCCAACCAGCAGCAGAGAAGGCCGTCGCAGCAAGATCAACAATCCTCGACATCAAAAACAGAAGAAGTAGATCCGTCCAGATGA
- a CDS encoding PfkB family carbohydrate kinase, producing the protein MLTVFGTMALDTTRTPFRIEERILGGAATFASLSAGMFARTGMVAAIGEDMPLSHIEAVRSKGVDTKGIVTVSGGKCFHYDSEFDYNLSNRKTLKTELNVISDFDPVIPEEYATSEYVYLANNDPRQNMAILRHFEKPKLVVCDTIEYWIHTARDDVVKMIGKTDGVVINDSEARLLCNEVNIAKCARQIMSFGPKFAIIKKGEHGAVLFTKDGEVFPATAFFLDEISDPTGAGDSFAGGFLGHIARKDKVDFRTMKEAVIYGNVMGSFAVEDFGVRRLLAITKDDVEGRYQKYRNLVQF; encoded by the coding sequence GTGCTGACCGTCTTTGGCACGATGGCCCTTGACACCACGCGAACGCCATTTCGCATAGAAGAGAGGATACTTGGCGGAGCCGCTACCTTTGCCTCGCTTTCTGCAGGCATGTTTGCCCGGACGGGCATGGTCGCAGCTATTGGAGAGGACATGCCTCTTTCTCATATCGAGGCGGTCAGGTCAAAGGGCGTCGACACAAAGGGCATCGTGACAGTCAGCGGCGGCAAGTGCTTCCACTATGATTCCGAGTTTGACTACAACCTTTCAAACAGAAAGACGCTCAAGACCGAGCTGAACGTAATTTCCGATTTTGACCCTGTCATTCCGGAAGAGTATGCAACGTCTGAATACGTCTACCTTGCAAACAACGACCCGCGGCAGAACATGGCGATACTGCGGCACTTTGAAAAGCCAAAGCTGGTAGTCTGCGACACGATAGAGTACTGGATCCACACGGCAAGGGACGACGTCGTCAAGATGATCGGAAAAACTGACGGCGTCGTGATAAACGACAGCGAGGCGCGCCTTCTCTGCAACGAGGTCAACATCGCAAAATGCGCAAGGCAGATAATGTCTTTTGGGCCGAAATTTGCGATAATAAAAAAGGGGGAGCACGGCGCCGTGCTCTTTACCAAAGACGGCGAGGTGTTCCCTGCGACCGCGTTCTTTCTCGACGAAATTTCCGACCCGACCGGCGCCGGCGACTCGTTTGCCGGCGGTTTTCTGGGCCACATCGCAAGGAAAGACAAGGTTGATTTCCGCACGATGAAGGAGGCTGTGATATACGGAAACGTCATGGGCTCTTTTGCCGTGGAGGACTTTGGCGTCAGAAGGCTTCTTGCTATAACCAAAGACGACGTTGAGGGGCGCTACCAGAAATACCGCAACTTGGTGCAATTCTGA
- a CDS encoding 4-hydroxyphenylacetate 3-hydroxylase family protein produces the protein MPIKNGAEYVESLRGRKLKVYLFGQLVKEPVDHPMIRPSINAVAATYDLANAEPEMAGAKSSISGLQVNRFLHIAESAEDLVNQNKMQRRLGQLTGTCFQRCVGMDALNSLYSTTYEIDQKHNTKYHSRLKEFIKMIQRENYVIGGAMTDVKGDRSLSPSQQPDPDMFVHIVKRDKKGVYITGAKAHQTGCINSHWILVMPTMRLKGEDKDYAIVGAVPVDAPGITYIYGRQSCDTRSMEEGDIDAGNSKFGGQEAMIIFDNVFIPNELIFMDGEYDYAAMLVERFTCYHRRSYVCKTGLGDVLIGAAAAIADYNGVASASHIKDKLVEMTHLNETIFGAGIASSYMAHQTASGNWQCDDMLANVCKHNVTKFPYEISRLAQDIAGGLMVTLPSEKDFRGPETGPLLEKYLKGRKGVSTESRVRMLRLIENMTLGRNAVGYLTESMHGAGSPQAQRIQIARQMQLEYKKKLAKNLASVKEGETAEISQENSEYFNKIFGVRKKGKQQ, from the coding sequence ATGCCGATAAAGAACGGGGCCGAGTACGTAGAGAGCCTCAGGGGGAGAAAACTCAAAGTATACCTTTTTGGACAGCTTGTAAAAGAGCCGGTGGATCACCCGATGATCCGCCCCTCAATTAACGCGGTGGCCGCTACATATGACCTTGCAAACGCCGAGCCAGAGATGGCCGGAGCCAAGTCGTCGATATCTGGCCTGCAGGTAAATAGGTTCCTCCACATCGCAGAAAGCGCCGAGGACCTTGTGAACCAGAACAAGATGCAAAGGAGGCTGGGCCAGTTGACAGGCACGTGCTTTCAGCGCTGCGTCGGCATGGACGCCCTGAATTCACTGTATTCCACTACCTACGAAATTGACCAGAAGCACAACACGAAATACCACTCGCGCCTGAAGGAGTTCATCAAGATGATCCAGCGCGAAAACTATGTCATCGGGGGCGCCATGACGGACGTCAAGGGCGACAGGAGTCTCTCGCCGTCGCAGCAGCCAGACCCGGACATGTTTGTGCACATTGTCAAGAGGGACAAAAAGGGAGTCTACATCACCGGTGCCAAGGCGCACCAGACCGGCTGCATCAACTCCCACTGGATACTCGTCATGCCTACCATGCGCTTGAAAGGAGAAGACAAGGACTATGCCATAGTAGGCGCAGTCCCGGTCGACGCCCCTGGCATCACCTACATCTATGGCAGGCAGTCGTGCGACACGAGGTCGATGGAGGAAGGCGACATTGACGCCGGCAACAGCAAGTTCGGGGGCCAGGAGGCCATGATAATATTTGACAACGTGTTCATTCCAAACGAGCTCATCTTCATGGACGGCGAGTACGATTATGCGGCCATGCTCGTCGAGCGCTTTACCTGCTACCACAGGCGCTCGTACGTCTGCAAGACGGGCCTTGGCGACGTGCTGATAGGCGCCGCGGCGGCAATAGCAGACTATAACGGGGTCGCAAGCGCCTCGCACATCAAGGACAAGCTTGTAGAAATGACTCACCTCAACGAGACGATATTCGGCGCGGGAATTGCGTCTTCGTACATGGCTCACCAGACGGCGTCTGGAAACTGGCAGTGCGACGACATGCTGGCCAACGTTTGCAAGCACAATGTGACGAAATTCCCCTATGAAATCAGCAGGCTGGCGCAGGACATTGCCGGCGGCCTCATGGTCACGCTTCCCTCGGAAAAGGACTTTCGCGGGCCCGAGACTGGCCCTCTGCTTGAGAAATACCTCAAAGGTCGCAAGGGCGTCTCGACTGAGAGCAGGGTGAGAATGCTCCGCCTCATCGAGAACATGACGCTTGGCAGGAACGCGGTAGGCTACCTGACAGAGTCTATGCACGGCGCCGGCTCTCCGCAGGCGCAGCGCATCCAGATAGCAAGGCAGATGCAGCTGGAATACAAGAAAAAGCTTGCCAAGAACCTTGCAAGCGTCAAGGAAGGCGAAACGGCCGAGATATCGCAGGAAAACTCGGAATATTTCAACAAGATATTCGGGGTCAGGAAGAAGGGCAAGCAGCAGTAG
- a CDS encoding serine protein kinase RIO, with protein MGKEEGEEDQRPEEEEEHYHHQQQQQRQEEEPKAVARADRRYRRHERENRFLDKRSEDYQVVEEVFDMPTMMVITKMVNDGILKSVQSHFASGKEAKVFIAEAPDGSPLAVKIYLTVSAEFKKRMQYIAGDPRFSEIKGGTRNFIAAWARKEFKNLQQAHKAGVRAPAPIAVEKNVLVMEFIGDSEGNVATPLASLEDMTPADYSEVVKQLQILYQKAGLVHADLSEYNIFKNPQGEIILLDFGSAVDVKHPYSKQFLVRDVQNVNRFFIKRGIDVIDTTHLMEKIMTG; from the coding sequence ATGGGCAAAGAAGAAGGAGAAGAGGATCAGCGGCCGGAAGAAGAAGAGGAGCACTATCATCATCAGCAGCAACAGCAGCGACAAGAAGAAGAGCCAAAGGCAGTGGCGCGGGCTGACAGGCGCTACCGCCGCCACGAGCGGGAAAACCGGTTTCTGGACAAGAGGTCAGAAGACTACCAGGTGGTAGAAGAGGTGTTTGACATGCCCACCATGATGGTCATCACGAAAATGGTAAACGACGGCATACTGAAATCTGTGCAGAGCCACTTTGCGTCCGGCAAGGAGGCCAAGGTGTTCATCGCAGAGGCGCCTGACGGCTCTCCCCTTGCGGTCAAGATATACCTGACGGTGAGCGCCGAGTTCAAAAAGAGGATGCAGTATATCGCCGGCGACCCGCGCTTTTCAGAGATCAAGGGAGGCACCCGCAACTTTATCGCGGCATGGGCAAGAAAAGAGTTCAAGAACCTGCAGCAGGCGCACAAGGCAGGCGTCCGCGCGCCGGCGCCAATAGCGGTTGAAAAGAACGTGCTTGTCATGGAGTTTATCGGCGACAGCGAGGGAAACGTCGCGACCCCGCTGGCAAGCCTTGAAGACATGACCCCCGCTGACTACTCTGAAGTGGTAAAACAACTGCAGATCCTGTACCAAAAGGCCGGGCTTGTGCACGCCGACCTGTCAGAGTACAACATATTCAAGAACCCGCAGGGCGAGATAATCCTGCTTGACTTTGGCTCGGCAGTGGACGTCAAGCACCCCTATTCAAAACAGTTTTTAGTCCGCGACGTGCAGAACGTAAACAGGTTCTTCATCAAGCGGGGCATAGACGTCATTGACACCACGCACCTCATGGAAAAAATAATGACAGGATAA
- a CDS encoding antibiotic biosynthesis monooxygenase family protein: protein MIVEYIHYEIPGERQQEFEAAYNDAAKSLMSSVHCQKYELSHCVENPDLYILRIEWDSLDGHMKGFRGSREFGRFFDLVKPFFNDIQEMQHYEPTRVRGEK from the coding sequence ATGATAGTTGAATACATACACTACGAGATCCCAGGCGAAAGGCAGCAGGAGTTTGAGGCAGCGTACAACGACGCAGCCAAGTCGCTGATGTCATCTGTCCATTGCCAGAAATACGAACTGTCACACTGCGTTGAAAACCCTGACCTGTACATACTCAGGATAGAGTGGGACTCGCTTGACGGCCACATGAAAGGGTTCAGGGGAAGCCGGGAATTTGGCAGGTTCTTTGATCTGGTCAAGCCGTTTTTTAACGATATTCAGGAGATGCAGCACTACGAGCCAACCCGGGTAAGGGGTGAAAAGTAA
- a CDS encoding ferredoxin--NADP reductase, with protein sequence MSVQPSLGKLVYRHDLTPDLAIIRIQPSDGSPVPDFRPGQFVTLGLKLDGEDKITNRAYSLSSPPEEKRYFELYIKWAQEPVPGKFTTALFDMKEGDELYWRKPAGAFTMEDKKADGTSDERTLVLVASGTGLAPFVAYVLHLRAIGSKRRIALLHGARNAKELGYRDLFERLAKENSDFIYLPTISRPHEPGSEGWTGHTGRVESLLVPKSDGVSELERALGNRVAPENSFFHICGYSGTIDNVISILQPLGFVSNRNKRKDGSFDIKVETYG encoded by the coding sequence ATGAGCGTACAGCCCAGCCTTGGCAAACTTGTCTACCGGCACGACCTTACTCCTGACCTTGCGATAATCCGCATCCAGCCGTCTGACGGAAGCCCTGTGCCTGACTTTAGGCCAGGCCAGTTCGTCACCCTTGGATTAAAGCTGGACGGCGAAGACAAGATAACAAACCGCGCCTACTCGCTTTCCTCGCCTCCAGAGGAAAAGCGGTACTTTGAACTATACATAAAGTGGGCGCAAGAGCCGGTGCCCGGCAAGTTCACCACCGCCCTTTTTGACATGAAAGAAGGCGACGAGCTTTACTGGCGCAAGCCTGCCGGCGCCTTTACAATGGAGGACAAAAAAGCAGACGGCACGTCTGACGAAAGGACGCTTGTACTGGTCGCATCGGGGACCGGCCTTGCACCGTTTGTCGCCTATGTCCTGCACCTAAGGGCAATCGGGTCAAAGCGCAGGATAGCACTGTTGCACGGCGCGCGCAACGCAAAGGAGCTTGGCTACCGCGACCTGTTTGAACGGCTTGCAAAAGAAAACAGTGATTTTATCTACCTGCCGACAATAAGCAGGCCACACGAGCCCGGCTCGGAGGGCTGGACCGGCCACACCGGCAGGGTGGAGTCGCTTTTGGTGCCAAAAAGCGATGGCGTGTCAGAGCTTGAAAGGGCGCTTGGAAACAGGGTCGCGCCGGAAAACTCGTTTTTCCACATCTGCGGCTACTCGGGCACCATCGACAACGTGATCTCGATACTGCAGCCGCTCGGGTTTGTCAGCAACAGGAACAAGCGCAAGGACGGCTCGTTTGACATCAAGGTAGAGACGTACGGCTAG
- a CDS encoding ferritin-like domain-containing protein, whose product MGRTEKKLLGKNAQVIVDILQKAYSDEMRIFHYFWYVGINMEGIGLVTYAQALKTQATGELMHAELLANRISELGGKAPSNPAEWEKLSTIGPLDPVKHLTLRSALERAMQFEGKAVENYNALAKKALELGDFVTYNLATTILADEVKDEQHTEDVLNSLEVK is encoded by the coding sequence ATGGGACGCACAGAGAAAAAGCTCCTAGGCAAGAACGCGCAGGTAATAGTCGACATCCTCCAGAAGGCGTACTCGGACGAGATGCGCATCTTTCACTACTTTTGGTACGTGGGCATCAACATGGAAGGAATAGGGCTTGTCACCTACGCGCAGGCGCTAAAGACGCAGGCAACCGGCGAACTGATGCACGCAGAACTTTTGGCAAACAGGATATCTGAGCTTGGGGGCAAGGCGCCAAGCAATCCTGCAGAATGGGAAAAACTGAGCACCATCGGCCCTCTTGACCCAGTAAAGCACCTGACGCTGCGGTCCGCGCTGGAGCGAGCCATGCAATTTGAAGGCAAGGCAGTTGAAAACTATAACGCCCTTGCCAAAAAGGCGCTTGAGCTGGGCGACTTTGTGACGTACAACCTTGCCACCACCATCCTTGCCGACGAGGTCAAGGACGAGCAGCATACCGAGGACGTCCTCAATTCGCTTGAAGTAAAGTAA